One window from the genome of Paramisgurnus dabryanus chromosome 24, PD_genome_1.1, whole genome shotgun sequence encodes:
- the gpr35.1 gene encoding G-protein coupled receptor 35.1 produces the protein MCRSTVHYTIGSDTCNFLLSLYYVNMYVSIFTMTTVSVVRYVAIAYPLKARDAFSCKRALVVCAIIWLVIGGFSPVYFLKDSNNDKAMCFQRVKETLSLHFIVLLTVVGFLLPLLIMLYCSIKVIYTLRKQLDVGFRSEKIQCIFIIAANLIVFVICFLPVNYGFVFKYIAQAQEFNCDVQLLAHNFVHGAMCLSTMNCCLDCFSYYFATNTRWNLCGINQRNEEYE, from the coding sequence atgtgtcggagcactgtccactacaccatcggctccgacacGTGCAATTTTCTTTTGTCACTCTACTACGTGAACATGTACGTCAGCATCTTCACCATGACAACCGTGAGCGTCGTGCGCTACGTGGCCATCGCGTATCCATTGAAGGCGCGCGATGCATTCTCCTGCAAGCGCGCGCTCGTGGTGTGCGCTATCATATGGCTGGTCATTGGAGGTTTTAGCCCCGTTTACTTTCTCAAAGACTCTAATAATGACAAAGCTATGTGTTTTCAGCGAGTTAAAGAAACGCTGTCGTTGCATTTTATAGTTTTGTTGACTGTAGTCGGGTTCCTCCTGCCGCTCCTCATCATGTTGTATTGCTCCATCAAAGTAATTTATACTTTAAGAAAGCAGTTAGATGTTGGGTTCCGTTCAGAAAAGATTCAATGCATATTCATAATCGCTGCCAATTTGATTGTTTTTGTCATTTGTTTTCTTCCCGTCAATTATGGGTTTGTGTTTAAGTACATTGCGCAGGCGCAAGAGTTCAATTGCGACGTGCAGTTGCTTGCGCACAACTTCGTGCACGGCGCCATGTGCCTTTCCACCATGAACTGCTGTCTGGATTGCTTTAGTTATTATTTTGCAACCAATACAAGGTGGAATTTATGTGGCATAAATCAAAGAAACGAAGAATATGAATAA
- the gpr35.2 gene encoding G-protein coupled receptor 55, whose protein sequence is MNETCNLTFTQGILHLQLATAIPTFIVGVVGNIYVFAMFCRRPRKDWTSMMVYIMNMAIADCVVLLLLPVRIKSYYEDSRKIWKLWDHSNKELCYVLVSMHFVNMYVSIFTMTAISVVRYLAIKYPIRARSVLSCKIALLVCVLIWVIICSLSACFHYVDKIEDNTTNFKCFQKNKPKALDVSFILVLVIVGFLLPLLIMLYCSSKIVYTLRKQLDVGSRSEKIQCIFIISANLIVFVICFFPVHFGFLYKFLLQEHKYSCDAQDFAHNFVHAATGLSIMNSGLDCFSYYFANKTTWNICGLNKTKDSGEDNVALQD, encoded by the coding sequence ATGAATGAGACCTGCAACCTCACCTTCACACAAGGCATCCTACACCTTCAGTTAGCCACAGCGATCCCCACCTTCATCGTTGGGGTTGTGGGGAACATCTACGTATTTGCGATGTTCTGTCGGCGTCCCAGAAAAGACTGGACTTCCATGATGGTCTACATCATGAACATGGCCATCGCTGACTGCGTCGTGTTATTGTTGCTTCCCGTGAGGATAAAGTCCTACTATGAAGACTCGAGGAAAATCTGGAAACTATGGGACCATTCCAACAAGGAACTGTGTTACGTTCTCGTGTCGATGCATTTCGTCAACATGTACGTGAGTATCTTCACAATGACGGCCATAAGCGTGGTGCGTTACTTGGCCATCAAGTATCCCATCAGGGCCAGGAGTGTTTTGTCCTGTAAAATAGCCCTGTTGGTCTGTGTGCTCATATGGGTGATCATCTGCTCTTTAAGTGCTTGTTTTCACTACGTGGATAAGATCGAAGACAACACGACCAATTTTAAGTGCTTTCAGAAGAACAAACCAAAGGCACTTGACGTGAGCTTCATCCTGGTGTTGGTCATAGTTGGGTTCCTGTTACCCCTTCTGATCATGTTGTATTGCTCCAGTAAAATCGTTTATACCCTCCGGAAGCAGTTAGACGTTGGATCTCGTTCTGAGAAGATTCAATGCATATTTATCATCAGTGCcaatttaattgtttttgtCATATGTTTCTTTCCAGTCCACTTTGGGTTTCTTTATAAGTTCCTTTTGCAAGAGCATAAATACAGTTGCGATGCACAGGATTTTGCGCACAACTTTGTGCACGCTGCCACGGGCTTGTCCATCATGAACTCCGGTCTGGACTGCTTCAGTTATTATTTTGCAAACAAAACGACGTGGAATATTTGTGGCttgaataaaacaaaagacagtGGCGAAGATAACGTTGCACTTCAAGACTGA